The following proteins come from a genomic window of Sorghum bicolor cultivar BTx623 chromosome 3, Sorghum_bicolor_NCBIv3, whole genome shotgun sequence:
- the LOC8056520 gene encoding syntaxin-32, which translates to MNPTRPAQASFRDRTNEFRAAVESARRQSSAPAAASSSSTGPLDGLMAATSARSEFNNRASKIGLGIHQTSQKLSRLAKLAKRTSVFDDPTVEIQELTAVIKKDITALNTAVVDLQAICNSQNESGSLSKDTTNHSTTIVDNLKNRLMSATKEFKEVLTMRTENLKVHENRRQMFSSSAANDASNPFIRQRPLVARDPSESSVPPAPWASDSASTPLFQRKKTNGDHGASSSSSQPFAQQQQLAVQQDSYMQSRAEALQNVESTIHELSNIFTQLATMVSQQGELAIRIDDNMDDTLTNVEGAQGQLLKYLNSISSNRWLMMKIFFVLMVFLMIFIFFVA; encoded by the exons ATGAACCCGACGCGGCCCGCGCAGGCGTCGTTCCGTGACCGCACCAACGAGTTCCGCGCCGCCGTCGAGAGCGCGCGCCGCCAGTCGTCGGCCCCCGCGGCGGCGAGCAGCAGCTCTACCGGGCCCCTCGATGGGTTGATGGCGGCCACGTCGGCTCGCTCGGAGTTCAACAACCGCGCGTCCAAGATCGGGCTCGGGATCCACCAGACCTCCCAGAAGCTAAGCCGCCTTGCCAAAT TGGCAAAGAGAACATCTGTTTTTGATGACCCCACAGTGGAGATTCAAGAGTTGACTGCAGTTATCAAGAAGGATATCACGGCTTTGAATACTGCTGTTGTAGACCTACAAGCTATCTGCAATTCACAAAATGAGAGTGGCAGTCTCTCCAAGGACACAACAAATCATTCCACTACAATTGTGGACAACCTTAAAAATcgtttgatgagtgcaacaaaagAATTTAAAGAAGTTCTTACCATGCGAACAGAG AATTTGAAGGTTCATGAAAATAGAAGGCAAATGTTCTCATCATCAGCTGCAAACGATGCGTCAAATCCATTCATCCGCCAACGACCCCTTGTTGCTAGGGATCCATCAGAGTCCTCTGTGCCCCCAGCACCATGGGCCAGCGACTCTGCATCTACCCCATTATTCCAGAG GAAAAAGACTAATGGAGACCATggggcatcatcatcatcatctcagCCTTTTGCACAGCAGCAGCAATTGGCTGTACAGCAGGACAGTTATATGCAGAGCAGAGCTGAGGCTCTTCAAAATGTGGAATCAACAATCCATGAGCTGAGCAACATATTTACACAATTAGCAACCATGGTTTCTCAACAGGGAGAGCTAGCAATCAG AATTGACGATAACATGGATGACACACTGACTAACGTGGAGGGAGCACAGGGCCAGCTCCTGAAGTACCTCAACAGCATTTCATCCAACAGGTGGCTGATGATGAAGATATTCTTTGTGCTGATGGTGTTCCTCATGATCTTCATATTCTTCGTCGCTTGA
- the LOC8056519 gene encoding brain acid soluble protein 1 homolog, with product MVGGGRRGGAAEEVKLNTGNVFAALESLKKKKKGDKGKAAGSSSRKKSGEGAAQQQEPPQKELFWAPAPLTTKSWADVEDDDDDDYFATTAPPRPVWGTADEPVKEEEDVEDAVRAALQEDIESDDEDIDDEADDGAEDEPEHEAEDAPVEPAIKTAAAPAAPPKDTERQLSKKELKKKELAELDAVLAELGLSGNSSSAAQDAEKKGANQTGDAEKKEDAPAPSESKTSKKKKRKDKSLKEGKETQEAADGSEETASAGPDEDTTAVDVKERLKKMASMKKKKSSKEMDTAAKIAAAEAAARSARLAAAKKKEKSHYNQQPVR from the exons ATGGTGGGAGGGGGGAGGCGGGGCGGAGCGGCGGAGGAGGTGAAGCTCAACACCGGCAACGTGTTCGCGGCGCTCGAGTccctcaagaagaagaagaagggcgaCAAGGGCAAGGCGGCCGGGTCGTCCTCCAGGAAGAAGAGCGGCGAGGGCGccgcgcagcagcaggagcCGCCGCAGAAGGAGCTCTTCTGGGCGCCCGCGCCGCTCACCACCAAGTCCTGGGCGGAcgtcgaggacgacgacgacgacgattacTTCGCCACCACCGCGCCGCCGCGCCCCGTCTGGGGCACCGCCGACGAGCCCgtcaaggaggaggaggacgtcgAGGATGCTGTGCGCGCCGCCCTTCAGGAG GACattgagagtgatgatgaggacattGATGATGAGGCTGATGATGGAGCTGAGGATGAACCTGAGCATGAAGCGGAAGATGCCCCAGTCGAGCCTGCTATCAAGACAGCTGCAGCCCCGGCTGCGCCACCCAAAGATACAGAAAGGCAGCTGTCTAAAAAGGAGTTGAAAAAGAAGGAACTAGCAGAACTTGATGCAGTATTGGCTGAGCTGGGACTTTCTGGGAATTCGAGCAGCGCCGCACAGGATG CTGAGAAGAAAGGTGCCAACCAAACTGGTGATGCAGAGAAAAAGGAAGATGCTCCTGCCCCTTCGGAGAGCAAGACctcaaagaagaagaaaaggaaGGACAAGAGTTTAAAGGAGGGAAAAGAAACACAAGAAGCAGCTGACGGGTCAGAGGAGACTGCCAGTGCAGGACCTGATGAAGATACCACTGCTGTGGATGTGAAGGAGCGCTTAAAGAAGATGGCTTcaatgaagaagaagaaatcGAGCAAAGAGATGGACACAGCTGCCAAAATTGCCGCTGCCGAGGCCGCAGCGAGGAGCGCAAGGCTTGCAGCAgccaagaagaaagagaagagtcatTACAACCAGCAGCCCGTGCGGTAA